In a single window of the Cucurbita pepo subsp. pepo cultivar mu-cu-16 chromosome LG18, ASM280686v2, whole genome shotgun sequence genome:
- the LOC111779704 gene encoding isoleucine N-monooxygenase 1-like, with translation MDAFLVVTQFTFQSSLPPITKPFFLLLFMPFIFVMFSQCYYRKTKHSNGEAAELPPGPKPWPLVGCLPTMFTTNMPTYKWIHAVMKQFNTEIACIRLGSTYIIPVTSPQLALEFLKTYDSVFASRSSVSNTVDILNRRCVTTIFAPLGQQWRKMRRILASEILNPSTLHRMLGHRNAEADTLLWNIFSQTNHRNGAVVNVRSITQHYCGNIIRRMLFNQRYYGKGREDGETTFEEEEHNQALFTIVRHVHAFSISDFMPWLKPFDLDGHQKVMKNALNVVQKYDEPIIDERVQRWKDKKMEEVKDDILDILISLKDENAKPLLSIEEIKAQITELQIATIDNPSNAVEWAMAELLNQPKILEKAIEELDKVVGRERLVEEYDIPNLKYLTTCIRESFRLHPFSPFNVPHVSNTDIIVAGYFIPKGSEVLLSRTGLGQNPRIWEDPMRFNPERHMNDETTKLGLSEPNLRFISFSRGRRGCPGSSLGTNITMMLFARLLQGFSWSLPPRMTKIDFSQAHELSLPKPLHLHAQPRLSHIMYQRLIHRDT, from the exons ATGGATGCCTTCTTAGTCGTTACTCAATTCACATTCCAAAGCTCCCTACCACCCATAACCAaacccttctttcttcttctattcatgcctttcatttttgttatgTTCTCTCAATGTTATTACCgcaaaacaaagcattctaaTGGGGAAGCAGCTGAGCTCCCACCAGGCCCTAAGCCATGGCCTCTCGTGGGCTGCCTCCCAACAATGTTCACCACCAACATGCCAACCTACAAATGGATCCATGCAGTAATGAAGCAATTCAACACTGAAATTGCATGCATACGTCTTGGAAGTACTTACATAATCCCTGTAACTTCTCCACAACTTGCTCTTGAATTTCTCAAGACATATGATTCTGTCTTTGCATCACGTTCCTCCGTTTCGAACACGGTCGATATCCTAAACCGTAGATGTGTCACCACGATATTTGCACCCTTGGGACAACAATGGAGGAAGATGAGAAGAATTCTTGCATCAGAGATACTCAATCCATCAACTCTCCATCGAATGCTTGGCCATAGAAACGCCGAAGCTGATACTCTTCTTTGGAATATTTTCAGTCAAACCAATCATAGAAATGGTGCAGTGGTTAATGTTAGAAGCATAACACAACATTATTGTGGTAACATAATTAGAAGAATGCTATTCAATCAAAGATACTATGGCAAAGGGAGGGAAGATGGGGAGACAacttttgaagaagaagagcataATCAAGCATTGTTCACAATTGTTAGGCATGTTCACGCATTTTCTATATCGGATTTCATGCCTTGGTTGAAGCCATTTGATTTAGATGGACATCAGAAAGTTATGAAGAACGCGTTGAACGTTGTTCAAAAGTACGATGAACCCATTATAGACGAGAGAGTTCAAAGAtggaaagataaaaaaatggaagaggtgAAGGATGACATTCTTGATATCCTCATTTCACTCAAAGATGAAAACGCAAAACCGTTGCTGTCAATCGAAGAAATTAAGGCACAAATCACG GAGCTACAAATTGCAACGATAGATAATCCTTCAAACGCAGTGGAATGGGCAATGGCGGAGTTACTAAACCAACCAAAAATTCTCGAAAAAGCCATTGAAGAATTGGACAAAGTAGTTGGAAGAGAAAGGTTAGTTGAAGAATATGATATCCCAAATCTCAAGTACCTCACGACTTGTATTAGAGAATCATTTCGACTTCATCCATTTTCACCTTTCAATGTTCCTCATGTCTCAAACACTGACATCATAGTGGCTGGTTACTTCATCCCGAAAGGTAGTGAAGTGTTGCTCAGTCGTACAGGACTTGGCCAAAACCCAAGAATTTGGGAGGATCCAATGAGATTTAATCCAGAGCGTCACATGAATGATGAGACAACTAAATTGGGATTGTCAGAACCCAATCTACGATTCATAAGCTTCAGTAGAGGGAGAAGAGGGTGCCCTGGTAGCTCACTAGGCACTAACATTACCATGATGTTATTTGCAAGACTTCTACAAGGCTTTTCGTGGAGCTTACCACCACGAATGACAAAGATAGACTTCTCTCAAGCTCATGAACTCTCCCTCCCGAAGCCACTGCATCTGCATGCACAACCTCGTCTATCTCATATTATGTACCAAAGGCTTATTCATCGTGATACATAG